ataaggaagaGCGGATGGTCATAAAGAGTTTTAGGTATGCACGGACGGAGATTAGATCATGGAAAATATCGTctgcaaataataaaatcaatgATACCGTCGGAGAAGAAGGGATTTATGCGTCCGTTGAAATCGGAGCGAGCCACCCAATGCGAGCGGAAGCCGTATTTCGAGATACATTTGTTAGTCACCTCAATTACCCTCGAATTCTTAGTGTTAGTGTATAGTTTTTTAATGTAGCGCGGCGATGATGGATGTAGTGGTGATGGGTTTTcgactaaaaataaaattcgggCAGTACGGTTTCGTCTTGTTAACGGTGCATTTAACGAACGCAATGAATTTGATGAATTGTTGGGTTGAAGCGGCGCGTTTCATTATCCGAAAACTCGAACCGAAAGAGTTTCACGCCGTCACCTGTCGCCGCcccattttttaatcaatttcgTCGTTTACCTAACGCCGGCGAAATTAATTCGACATAAAGGAAAAGGCGACTTTCGTGGTGCAAGCCGAACGACGTTTGCACCCAAAGGAAGCactgaattaaattaattgagaTTTAATGCTTATGTGCATCAAGAGATGGgcgatattttttatttggtcgaacaattttataatttgtcCTAATAAATCGACCCTAATCCAATTAATACGGTCGGGGTATATTTAAATTGCCACGTTATTTatctaatttttccaatttattttcatcGAGGGGTGCACGATTTCATGTTACGTGCGATTATAACTAATAGATCAAGTTTGACCTCCCGTATATCACGGTGTTGTTTACTGAAAGGCCCCGGGAATaatcaatttttgtcagtaaataaaatatggcggaaaagatttttaatttcggacattattttatttattcgcgtgcaaatttaatttgaaataaattatttccagaCGAAATTAGATTTACTTGTGAAGTTTGTAAACTTTTAAATTGCGTTTGAAATACGACCACCGAGGACCATACGTAGAATATAAGAGGGAATGCGGTcgagtttaaataaattcaagaAAGTGTTGCCTCGTGCATCGTTCTGCTGCTATTTCACGAAAATGGACTACTAAATATGTCATCTGAGTATTGTTGTCATTTACATAATTCGCTGTCATCTGTCGGGTGTCGacagatatattttttttgattGCCGGATGGTTCATTTCTCACTTGGAAATGCTACACAAACAAGAAGCTCGCGTTTATTTTAGTCTGGTGTGTTGTGTGGCACATAACATATTAAGTCATAAGTATTATTCTGAGGGTAATATATTGATTATCCGTTTGGTGGTGTGTTTTTAGAGTATTCTATTAATAGTGGAGGTCCACTCCTAGTCGCTAGGATGTATACTCGGAGCTTGTTTTGATGTTGAAGTGACGCCGTAGACGGCTGAGCGAGTCGAGATCAATCACCGTCGTATACGCGTTTCAATGAAACACTCCCTCACCCTAAAACCTCTCACATCAAAAGATCTTCACTCAGCAAATGTCTTGAGAATTCGCCTTGTTAATGgttatttatataatttattttgcgtcATTTGATCACCCTTAACACGAAGCAGGTTGTGTCAAACAAAGCAAATTCTTAAATTGATGACGCAAATAAGTCGCTTTTCATTTCCTCTCGCAAACTTCCAACCCCACATTGAGCCTCGGATTACTCTATAGAAATTGATTATTTTCCGATTATATCCCCTGACTTGTGCAATGAATCGGTAATTTTTACCCTTACACGAAATACTACGCAAAATtgttcaactttcaaaatgccACCCGGTAATGCGACCCGCTCTCCGACAAAACTCATTATAACTGATATTATCTTTGTGTCAGTACGTGacatcaatttatttttaattttatacacAATAGAGCCGCGTTAATAGAAGTTCGgcgaaatttttaattacattaaatttttagtgaGCCACACAGAATCCGGATGAATACATTTGCAATAAAACTGATATCTAATTTTATGTTTGCCAAACACGCTTTCACTTAACGGGGAGGAAATTTTACGGCTCCGCAATTAATGACGTTTCTAAACTGTTCGaatgttttttaataagtGGATGCAGAATTGATCCCCCATTTTTACAACCGCGTCCTACAAGCCCCACTTTTAATGCACCAATTAAAGGGAGCGTGAAATTCGCGTCCCGactacttaatttttttcaattaaaccaCCCAAATTCGGTATCGGTTGGAAGTCACTCTTTCTCTGGTCTGTTTCAGTTCCCACGAGACAATTCCAGAATTAGATTCGAAATGTTAATTTCTTAGGTTACAGAGCTTCTTCGTTCTTTTTTACTCGTCATTCATTCATGAATGTTTTCTTTGTAACAAGAAGCCAACGAAAACTCGGCTTAGAACTGATACACGTACCGTACTTTGTCCCTAGTTCTATAATTTTAGAACTATCTTGCGAATTCagttcaacaacaaattattatgCAAGACATATTCGGCGTGAACAAACTCATAAATAGAAGTTTTCCCAATCAGAAACTTGGTCCGGAGCTTCATAATTCAATCtatgataataaaaaagttgaagGTACTTGATCGAATAAAGGAACACACTGGACCGTATGATTCCTTTCTCATTAAGATTTTAGAGGGAATCGTTAAGGCCTTATGAACGTCTTCCATTTTCTGCGATTTGCAAATAAGATTGAAAGAAAAAGTTTGCTCGTGGGATAGATTTCTTACCCAGGACCCAATATTCTGAGCGAGACGATTTAATATCATTCTGCCCGCAAAACCGAATCAATCATAAAGCTAGCTAAAATGTTTTCTATACCTCTTCACGTTGATCGCctataataacaaataacttCGACATTCAACAGCCACCAGGAACgaggaatatttatttaattccagGAAATTGCTCTCAATTTCGTACTTAGAACAGTTGATCAAATTTAGTCAGCCATCAAACGGCGCGTTCAGGCATTACTACAAGAAGTCCTATTGATCAAATCGTCGAATCGATTGTTACAAATTGAAACTGCCATACGATCTAATGAACTTACGAGCCCGATTTTccgtgaaaaataaaagtccaCTCGCAGATTGATTCACGCGACGTTAACAAACTGTCGGATAGTGGGGCGCATCCTTCAACAGAATTACGCAATTTCattaaacacaaaaattttttactgaaattttctttttttatgtttatgctgCACTGCAGTAAAGAGGTTTTGTTTCGTTAAGCCTCCTGTTTCAAACTTGAGTCTAACTTAAAAAACGAGACTTCGGAGAGTGACTTATTTAGTTGTGTCTTGTGAGAAGTAATTTATCAGTTGCCATTTCGTAGgattattctttttttaaattgttgaaaacatcTTTCCGATAAACGTTTATCATTTCCTGGTACAGTTTCAGTTCCTTATGGCAGGTGCGAAAGTCTTGTGTATTCGTCgggtaaaattttattgacagATGTAACCCgctttattttgacagttacGCCTGTACGAGTCGATCAACGAGTAGAGTTTGTCGTTTCGAGGGCGGCTGGTAATTGTGGAGTTTGATGTGGTGAATTTTTGTTGCAGTGATGCGGTGCGGCGTTGAGGTAGCGGCCGGCCGGGGTATGCACTGGCCGCCGTCTTCATGGTGGTGAAGGGCGTCCGCGGTGGAGCGGCGGTGGACAGGGGGGCCAGCACCGTGGCGGGCCTCTGGCTGCTGCTGGTGGCGGGTCTGTGGGGGCGCGCGTTCGGAGGGACGCTCCTGGCGCAGTACCCGGGCCCCGCCGACCCGCCGATGCATTTCTCGCACCTCGCCGTCGACCACCAGACCGGGAAGATCTTCGCGGCCGGAACCAACCGCCTCCTGCAGCTGGACGCCGACTTGCGCTTGGAGCACTCGGTGGTGACCGGTCCCAAGAACGACAGCCCCCTCTGCCACGCCGTCGGCTGTCACGACACCGACATTCCCGTCGCTCTCACCGACGACTACAACAAGATCCTCCTGATCGAGCCGGAATCGAGGACTTTGATCCTGTGCGGCTCCATCTTCCAGGGTGCGTGCTACAAGTACAAACTGAGCAACATCAGTGCCGAGCCGGAGTTCATCCCGCGGGCGATCGCCGCCAATGACGCCAACGCGTCCACTTACGCGTACATCGGGCCCAAGAGCTACAATCTCTGGGGGCGGTCGAACATACTTTACGTGGGGACCACTTTCACCAATAACGGCGAATACCGCCACGACGTCCCCGCCATTGCCAGTCGGGATTTGGATACTTTAGACATCGCTGAATACTCCTTCAGCAAACAATCGCATCTCAGCATTGACGTCAAGTACAGAGACCATTTTATCGTACAGTACGTCTACGGATTCAACGCCAGCGATTACGCTTACTTTCtcattgttcaaaaacagTCCCATCTGCCGGGACAAGAGGAACAAGGCTATGTTTCTCGATTGTCAAGGACTTGCATAAATGACGCCAACTACGACAGCTACACCGAAGTGACTTTACAGTGTGTAGACGGCGACCAAAAGTACAACCTGGTGCAAGACGCTAAAATAGCAACCGCAGGGGATGAATTAGCTAACGCGTTGGGGATTACCGTGGGGACTCCCGTTCTGATCGCGGTTTTCCGACCGGCTCGCGGAATCACCAACGAACCCCAACCCCACTCGGCTCTCTGTCTCTATCCCTTGCGCGATATCGAAGCCAAATTCATCGAGAACATTCACATGTGTTTCAACGGGAGTGTCAAATACAGAAACATGGGATACGTTTCTGGACTCATTTTAGACGGCAAGTGTCCCACTAGCGGGTCCGCCGGAAACATACCAAACTTTTGCGAGGTCGGTTTGAAAATAAGCGGGGCCACACCTATCATCAGCAACGCGGCGCTCGTTTTCCCTAATGTTTCTTTGTCAGCTGTCGCTACTGCCTCTACAGGAAGACACGTTTTAGCCTTTCTCGGTACCACCGACGGGAGATTGAAAAAAGTACTTTTGTCGGGACCCGTTCCTACAGAATACGAAGAAGTTGTCGTCGACGAAAGTAACGCCATCCTACCGGATACCACTCTCTCCAGTTCTGGGGATTACCTGTACGTCCTTTCTACTTCAAAGGTAAGGTGTCAAACACTTTCTACCTTTGTCTCCAGCGGAACTTTGcagatatcaaaaattaacGTGGAGCACTGCAGCAGCTATAACAATTGTTCGGCTTGTTTAGAATCAAAAGATCCGTATTGCGGGTGGTGTTCTCTAGAGAAGAAGTAGGTTTTTAATTGGTACTCGTAGGGGGTATTAAGCAATTGTTTGTAGGTGCACGGTTCGCAGTGCGTGTCTCAAGGCCTCTCACAGCCCCCCTCGTTGGTTGTCGCTAGGTACAGGGCAGCAATGTATAGACTTTGAACAAGTCCTCCCGGAGCGAATTCCGATTAATCAAATGACTACCGTCCGTCTTACAATAAAGACTCTTCCAGAACTTCCATTTGGTGCTAAATATAAGTGTGTGTTCGGTTCCGCGGAGCCGATAGATGCCGTTGTGACAGAGTTCGGACTGTCATGTCCGACTCCTGACGTCTCGCGACGTCCCCAGATCCCACCCCAAAAAGACCACGTGTTGGTACCGCTCAGTGTTCGCTCCTCGGAGACGAACAAAGATTTTGTGTCTAGGAATTTCGCTTATTACGATTGCTCCAAACACACCACGTGTATGCAGTGTGTCAAATCGCAGTGGGCGTGCAATTGGTGTGTTTATGAAAACAAGTGTACACACAATACTTCAGTCTGTCAACGCAACATCATTAGCGGCGAAAACGTAAGAGTCGCGGTCGGTGTGGAGCGGTAGTTGAagtaatctttttttttttgtagaatcCCGTTCATTTGCCAAATCACGGTTTCGAATATTGTCCACAGTTCAGAAGACGTGACGTTATTTTACTGCCGACAAACGTGCCGAAACAGATGGTTTTCGAAGTTAAAAATTTACCCCACCCCCAAGCTGCTCACTCCGGTTTTCAATGCATCATAATTATCGAAGGTGCTACAATGTTAGTGCCTGCTCGGGTGGCATACAATAAACACATTGTTTGTGATAACACGACAGTGAGTCGAGTCAAGATTTCATCTAATTGTggtgttaattaattaatatttcagTACTCGTACGAGGCAAACGAAGGGGAGTACGAAGCGAATGTGACGGTTGTTTGGAACAGAAATCATCACATTGACTCGATGACAGTCAAATTGTATAAATGTGATATATTAGGCTCACACCGCGAACACGCAGACTGTTCATTATGCGTCACTAGAAACTCAAAATATCAGTGCACCTGGTGCGGAAACACTTGCACTTATAGCGAAACTTGCCAACAGATACCCCACATCGAGTGTCCGAGACCTCGAATTGACATGGTAATAACCAAAACCTAATGGTCGAAAAGTTGAAACTGGTTAACCCGCGTTGCCGAAGAACACCGAATTCGAACAtcgaaattaatatttttaacgcGGACCCTTAAAACTTCAATCGACGAACCCTTCCAGTTTCCACTTGTAAAACGTGGAGGGTGTTTAAAACGGGTTATCCGGTTTCTCGGATTCGAACCGGTTGTTCGGTCAGCCGTCGTGACTTTAACCACGCTTTTTGCTTCTAGATTAAGCCGCTGAGCGGGCCGATAGAGGGCGGCACTTTAGTCACAATAGAAGGTAGCAACCTGGGTTTGAAGAAGGAGGACGTCcagggaaaaattaaaatagggGATGTCCCCTGCGAGCTGTTTAACTACGAAGTGTCGGTGAAAATTCAGTGTGTGACGGGTCCGTCTAACACAGAAAAGACCGCGCCCATCATAGTCGGAAACGAGGCAGGTTTCACGAAATCGTCGGTGGAGTTCAGCTACAAAGACATTAAACTGTTCGGTATAGATCCGACGAAAGGTCCGTTGTCGGGTGGGACTCAGCTCGCAATCAGGGGACAGTACCTCAATATTGGCTCGGAAATAACCGCGTATTTGGACGATTATGTTTGTCAAGTTAATTTAACTCAAGCTTCGAGCGGACGCTTAACTTGCATCACATCGCGAGCACACGAATCTGTGAATATAGCTAAACTTACTTTAAGTATAGATGGCGCTAATCGTACTCTAGAAGGTAATCCGTTTAATTACACGCAAGATCCGACGATTATGGAAATTAAACCGCTGAAAAGTTTTGTGTCTGGCGGAAGAATGATTTTTGTTCACGGCACCAATTTAAGCAGCATTCAAGCTCCAGAAATGGAGGTTTATTCAGACGGTGAACCGTCGGTAGCTATTAATAAAACTTCTTGTACAGTTCTGAGTGCAACCCAGATTGAGTGTCCAAGTCCTTCAGTTAATCGACAGTTTCTTTTAGCCAGCACTAGAATTAGGAGGTCACTTAGACAACCATCTGCCATTAAAGTATGCatcacgatttttttttaccggACTTTATCTCAACAGTCTCTATTGCAGATGCCAGAAGCTCAGCTAATTGTTAAAATCGGTTTTATAATGGACAACGTACAGTCCGTTAAAAATTTAGACaaacattttccaaatttgagGAGTCAGTTGTTGTACGTAGAGGATcccaagttttttaaattccccaatcaaatcaaattgtaCAAGGGTGATACTTTAGTAATAGAGggcgaaaatttaaacatgGCTAGTGATGAAACTGATGTAGTTGTTACAATTGGAACAAAACCGTGTAACGTTACCGGTTTAGCGATGAGTCAGCTTGTTTGTTCACCCCCTGAACAACAACCTTTCGATACTGATGAAAACGGAGTAAAGGTATTTTAAACCCACcaataatttacataattaaaacaCCCATATTGTAGACTGATACAAATCTTCCCCTGGTTGTGGTTAGGGTAGGAAGAAACTTGAGGTTTCCGTTGGGCTATTTGCGCTACGACATCTACAAAAGTTTCGCTTTTCCCCCCGAAGCTATAGCGATGATATCGTCGGggtcgattttatttgtattattttttttcgctGTACTTTTTGTCTATCGTCGAAAGTCCACCCAAGCGGAGCGCGAATACAAGCGTATTCAAATACAGATGGATACTTTAGAGAGTAACGTAAGATCCGAATGTAAATTAGGTAAGATACGAAAATTTACTTCGATACATCTTTGTGAATAATTAGAATTTTTAGCTTTTGCCGAATTGCAAACAGATATGACTGACCTCACCGCTGATTTGGAGAATTCAGGAATACCAACACTAGATCATACCAGTTACATCATGAAGGTATTCTTTCCGGGAGTCAGCGACCATCCCATTTTAAACTCCCCAAAAGTAGTCGATCCGTCTGGTGAATCAACTTGATCtgactttgatatttttaggTGCGAATCAACGGTCCCAGGACTAATTACGATTCGGCGATGCTACAGTTCGAGCAGTTAATCAATAATAAGCATTTCGTGTTGGTTTTtatagaaattttagaatctcAGAAATCTTTCAATATTCGTGATAAGTAAGAAGGGGGCACGTTAACAGTGGCAGCACTACTTTGGATTCTTTGCAGGGTAACCGTTGCGTCGTTGTTGATGGTAGTTTTGATGGGCAAGATGGAGTACGCTACTGATATATTAAAAAGCTTACTTCTGCGCCTGATAGATAAGTCAGTTAACACGAAACATCCACAGTTGATGTTGAGAAGAACTGAAAGCGTTGTAGAAAAGATGTTAACGAATTGGATGGCACTttgtatgtattattatttaaaagagtACGCCGGTTCTtcgttgtttttattattcaaagcAATTAAGCATCAGATAGAGAAAGGTTTAGTCGATGCTATAACGCATGACGCTCGTTATTCTCTATCTGAAGAGAGGTTGTTAAGAGAACAAGTGGAACATAGTGTTGTGGTAAGTATTAAATGCATCAAGAATAGCAGCGCCACAGGAGTTGATTTGCAGACTTTACATATTGTGCAAGATGACTTAGATGAAAAAATTCAGTGTAAAGTTTTGGACTGTGATACGATCAGTCAAGTCAAATCTAAAATATTAGacgcactttttaaaaatacaccgttTTCGCTGCGTCCTTCCATACATGAAGTCGATTTAGAATGGCGACACGGCAGGGGAGGACATTTGACGTTACAAGATGAAGATTTAACCACTAAGACAGTAGGGTCTTGGAAAAAACTAAATACTTTGGCGCATTACGGTGTCAAGGAGAGTGCGGTGATGTCACTAATTTCCCGACAAAACGATAGTTTTAACAATTGTAAACAACCTTGTCATAATTGTGAGTATAGAAAATCGAAGATAATCGTGTTTACAAACAAGTTATTTAGGTGTGGCGGgtatgtattttaataattcacaATCGCCGATAATTACGACTAATGGTGATGTCGAAACTGGAACCAATCCCAGGATATATCA
The sequence above is drawn from the Tenebrio molitor chromosome X, icTenMoli1.1, whole genome shotgun sequence genome and encodes:
- the PlexB gene encoding plexin-B, with the protein product MVVKGVRGGAAVDRGASTVAGLWLLLVAGLWGRAFGGTLLAQYPGPADPPMHFSHLAVDHQTGKIFAAGTNRLLQLDADLRLEHSVVTGPKNDSPLCHAVGCHDTDIPVALTDDYNKILLIEPESRTLILCGSIFQGACYKYKLSNISAEPEFIPRAIAANDANASTYAYIGPKSYNLWGRSNILYVGTTFTNNGEYRHDVPAIASRDLDTLDIAEYSFSKQSHLSIDVKYRDHFIVQYVYGFNASDYAYFLIVQKQSHLPGQEEQGYVSRLSRTCINDANYDSYTEVTLQCVDGDQKYNLVQDAKIATAGDELANALGITVGTPVLIAVFRPARGITNEPQPHSALCLYPLRDIEAKFIENIHMCFNGSVKYRNMGYVSGLILDGKCPTSGSAGNIPNFCEVGLKISGATPIISNAALVFPNVSLSAVATASTGRHVLAFLGTTDGRLKKVLLSGPVPTEYEEVVVDESNAILPDTTLSSSGDYLYVLSTSKISKINVEHCSSYNNCSACLESKDPYCGWCSLEKKCTVRSACLKASHSPPRWLSLGTGQQCIDFEQVLPERIPINQMTTVRLTIKTLPELPFGAKYKCVFGSAEPIDAVVTEFGLSCPTPDVSRRPQIPPQKDHVLVPLSVRSSETNKDFVSRNFAYYDCSKHTTCMQCVKSQWACNWCVYENKCTHNTSVCQRNIISGENNPVHLPNHGFEYCPQFRRRDVILLPTNVPKQMVFEVKNLPHPQAAHSGFQCIIIIEGATMLVPARVAYNKHIVCDNTTYSYEANEGEYEANVTVVWNRNHHIDSMTVKLYKCDILGSHREHADCSLCVTRNSKYQCTWCGNTCTYSETCQQIPHIECPRPRIDMIKPLSGPIEGGTLVTIEGSNLGLKKEDVQGKIKIGDVPCELFNYEVSVKIQCVTGPSNTEKTAPIIVGNEAGFTKSSVEFSYKDIKLFGIDPTKGPLSGGTQLAIRGQYLNIGSEITAYLDDYVCQVNLTQASSGRLTCITSRAHESVNIAKLTLSIDGANRTLEGNPFNYTQDPTIMEIKPLKSFVSGGRMIFVHGTNLSSIQAPEMEVYSDGEPSVAINKTSCTVLSATQIECPSPSVNRQFLLASTRIRRSLRQPSAIKMPEAQLIVKIGFIMDNVQSVKNLDKHFPNLRSQLLYVEDPKFFKFPNQIKLYKGDTLVIEGENLNMASDETDVVVTIGTKPCNVTGLAMSQLVCSPPEQQPFDTDENGVKTDTNLPLVVVRVGRNLRFPLGYLRYDIYKSFAFPPEAIAMISSGSILFVLFFFAVLFVYRRKSTQAEREYKRIQIQMDTLESNVRSECKLAFAELQTDMTDLTADLENSGIPTLDHTSYIMKVFFPGVSDHPILNSPKVRINGPRTNYDSAMLQFEQLINNKHFVLVFIEILESQKSFNIRDKVTVASLLMVVLMGKMEYATDILKSLLLRLIDKSVNTKHPQLMLRRTESVVEKMLTNWMALCMYYYLKEYAGSSLFLLFKAIKHQIEKGLVDAITHDARYSLSEERLLREQVEHSVVTLHIVQDDLDEKIQCKVLDCDTISQVKSKILDALFKNTPFSLRPSIHEVDLEWRHGRGGHLTLQDEDLTTKTVGSWKKLNTLAHYGVKESAVMSLISRQNDSFNNCKQPCHNCVAGMYFNNSQSPIITTNGDVETGTNPRIYHLVKPIDDHQFPNNKLAERTHKAIPEIFLTRLLSTKGTIQKFVDDFFLTILTVNEALPPAVKWLFDLLDEAARKHGIQDPEVVHAWKSNSLPLRFWVNFIKNPDFIFDINKTTTLDSCLSVIAQTFMDSCSTTEHRLGKDSPSNKLLFAKDIPRYRDMVSQFYHDVASLPVITDQEMGSAMQQLSAQQADEFDTVAALKELYIYVTKYREQIIDALNNDINCRRLHLAQRLDSVAYTLGGEDTSAC